TACCATACCAAGTTTCTTCCATTAAGTTATTTAGGAATAAAGCAAGTTGACTATATATCTGCATGTCTTGAGTAAATGAATTAGAATTGGCAATTGCTTGAATATTTGCTAGTATCCTAATGTATTTCTGCAGATTTTCAGATTTAAAATGATATTTTCCACCACGTTGGCAATATTTAGCGAATATTTGTTTAGCATTTGTTCCATAGAAGTGAATCCATTTAAGAGTCCAGAGTTCTTTCGAAGTCTGATGTAAATATTCATTCTCGCAGTCAATAAAAACACAATCACCTTCTTCTAAGTTGTAAACAGTATCTTCATATTTGAGTATTCCGTTACCCTTTAAAACAACAAAAAAAAGTAACGAATTTAAATTTTTTCGCCCACTTGTATGTTTTTGTTTGGCAGTTAATTCACCCACTTCTTGTAAGAAAAGTAAATTGTTCCTTGCGAAAGTAGATGGTGTATAGATAGTGCGGTTTGATCTTACTATGTCTCCATGAAATAAAGAATTATTCAAAATGTTCTCCTCCGTATAATA
Above is a window of Liquorilactobacillus hordei DSM 19519 DNA encoding:
- a CDS encoding helix-turn-helix domain-containing protein, producing MNNSLFHGDIVRSNRTIYTPSTFARNNLLFLQEVGELTAKQKHTSGRKNLNSLLFFVVLKGNGILKYEDTVYNLEEGDCVFIDCENEYLHQTSKELWTLKWIHFYGTNAKQIFAKYCQRGGKYHFKSENLQKYIRILANIQAIANSNSFTQDMQIYSQLALFLNNLMEETWYGINTEKNGKKQKKGEEVKYFIDQNYYKRITLDSLSNIFYIDKYYLSKVFKREYDITVNNYLTNVRISEAKKMLRFSNKTIEEVAQAVGLDDANYFSRVFKKKEEISPKEFRLSWNTNN